Part of the Ammospiza caudacuta isolate bAmmCau1 chromosome 3, bAmmCau1.pri, whole genome shotgun sequence genome, AGCTGCATCTTCTTTATCAAACCTTCATTTCTGTTTTACCCAATTGTTCAAtatcttttcatttcttttcctattttaaaatatgtattacaGTAATTGTTACTTGGAGATCTTTTGTGTATCTATAGCTCCTTTGATTCATATCTTTTCCATTCTTTTAATCTTGTTACTCGAAATTATATACACATTTCTCAGGAAATCCAAGGAGCATAACTTGATTAAATAAAAACTCCCTAATCCTCGAGGTTTGCGGCAAATACCAATTTTTAAAGTACACGTTCCTAACCCATGGGTTTTTTGAATGAAGATCCCTAAGTCCTCTTCACTTTATTACACGGATTTGGTGAAATGATTCTTCAGGCTCTCTAATTTAAATAAGTTTTAGTGTGAACTAAGAATGAACATTATCCTCTAACCTGAGGTCAAGTGAAGAGTGATTTACATGACAAAGAATAATTCCCATTTTGTCCAATATGAAACAACTTCACCTTCGGCATCATTAAGAAGAGTTTAGCACTTTCAGGGCTttgggggttgggtttttttggtaaataGTTGGCTATGTATAGCGCAATTTCCCTTTTATAAATCACAATACAAAGGCTGACTTCTTGTGCTCTTGAATTTAGGCATTATTTTTATAGCCTTAAGTAGAGTGAATTTGCACCTGCTGGTATTTTAACTTTAACATATTAGCTGGGGAGGACTTATCAACCCAGAGCACTGCCTCGAAGCAAATTAACAATCTTCATTAAAGtaaagggggggggggagggggagagatGTGACCATTTAAGACGCTGTCCCGGATCTCTCCGATCTATACAGGTTCCAAGTGGATTATTTGGGGTCTTTACAGCAGCAGAATAACCGCTTTactccccctccccccaacaCATATTCGCTTCCAAATTTCTACTTCTCTCCCGGCACTTTAACCCTCTCGATACCTGCTTGCCCTCCGCCTGGAGCGATGCCCTGCGGAGGAAGGTTGCGAAGAGACAGGGGCAGCTGGACTGAGCTCCCCGCCTCAGCCTCGGCggcctcctgctcccagcacacctCCCTTCAAGAGCgcttccccaaaaaaatcaagtcGTGCTCTTGGTGGTTCCTTCTCTCTCTTATGGTCACTTGGAGCTGAGCttgctccctctcctcctcttcctcacattCACATACCCGCACGCACACCGCAGGAGCCCGTGAGGAAGTGATCTTAATCTAAATATCAAACTTACCGTCCGGAGCATCCTGCCTTGGGAAAGTTCTGCTCTGTTGGCTCCCAAAGTTAAGGAAACCACCGCCATCCCTCATTAAGAGCTCAGGTCTcgggcagaggggctgctggccGAGGGCCACGGGCGGGGAGCTGAGCCCCCGGCTCTGCCCGCCCCGCGGGGACCCAGAGCCCCTTCCCCGCCTGCGGCCCCGCTCTCGGGACGGGGAGCCCGGGATCCCTCCCGTGGGCACGGGCGTGCTCCCGGCCGCGGCTCCGGGGGACACCCGCACGCTCCCCGCGGCCGGAGGGGGCCCGGGGCAGCCACCGGCTCTGCCCGGCTCCCTTGCGGGGCTGGAGGGGTGCTAGTGTGCTTGTTCGCAGCTACACCGGGAAAGTGGGAGCATTTCGTGTTTACAACCGGCTCCGGCTTGTATTGGTGAGATGTAGTTCAAGCAGCGCTCCTGTGTGTCGCGGGCTCTTAACTGGAGCTTTGCTCAGTCATTGAGAGCAATAGAAAGTATATGGAAATCAATATATAGACAGTGTGGAGGGCAGATAATGGATTCGAGTCAGTGAGTGTTATAATCTGCATTATGGGCTTCCTATTGTTTAGACTGAGCACAAATTTCCAAAGGGTGAagtgttgggtttgggtccccCCCGCCctcccttcttcttctttttggaGGGCTTTGTGTGTATAGGGGGAGGGGGAGTGTTAAATCCTCCAGCCACAATTATCAGAGTACACCCACTCCCCCCTTCCCGCCCGCCCCATCTGATTTTAAAGGTAGTGCTTTCACGGCGAAGCTAATGACTTTCATTTAATTGAACATGCCCTGATGTAGCGGATTGTTCTCGCAGCCCTACGCCTTTGTTGCTTTTGGGGGGAAATAAAGCTAATCAAACCTTTTGTCACGGCCAAATTCTCCCTCAGGGTCTCCCAAACATTTGTTTGAATAATTCACCTCAAGAATTGAAAATActaattgattttaaaatgccaGCCCGGAGGGACGGGGAGCTGGGGggttggggtgggggggagcCTGGAAATGAGAGGCGAGCGGCGAGCGCGTACCTGCCGGCAGCGGAGCCtccgcggccgggccgggccgagctcTCCCCCCGCGGGCTGCgctgcccccgccgccgccggccgcgCTCTCCGCGCCGTCCCTCCCTCggccccgtgtccccctccccaccgCCGAGCTGCGCCTGGTCACCTCGGGGCCGGCTTCTCCGCTAAAGTGCCGGCGGTGGCAGGGGTGGGCTCCGCCGGGCGGGGAGGGGATCCCGGTCCGGGCGCCTCGGCCCCATTCAGGGAAGAATTTTGATGCGATTCATTAGAAGTAACGAGTTGACATAAGGTAAATCTACATCGAGGGGGCCTTTCTTTGAGTGCATGGGGAAGCTTCATTAACCATCGCTAACAAGGCGTGCAAATGCTCTGATTGGGCAGCTTTCTTGTAACGCCAAGGCCTTAGCAGGATGCCCACCTAATGAGGGTCACTACAAGAGACtgataaaatattcaaattttcCGTCGCACCAGGAACTTTGTATTAAAGGAGAAAGTTGAGACAACTGTGTGCTTGTTTACCTTGGGAAGGCACACTCGGGGGAGAAGGCATCTGGCTCTGACATCTCCATCTCCCAGAGAAGCTCCGAGCTGGATGGTCGCTGTTTTACGGACCTTTATTTGCTGAATTCGTCAACAGATTTCCCCCCGCCTTCCCTCCTTCTCCGCCATTCTAATTGTGTTTCTCTCGGATTTAATGCGCCGATTAATAAATAACCTGTCTGCTAGGTTCCGCACTTTTCTTcgcttttctttccttttttttccttgaagatttattaaAATCAGCCTGATGGCTTTAATGACACGTCAATCATTTCGAAGTTGCTGCTTGTTGCTAATATGTCAGACTCTGTACACATCACCGCTACTTTCCTCTCCGCAGCGTTTAAAGCctgtcccctcctccccccGCAATTTGTTTCTTCAAGTTTTCATCGCTAGGTTACGATTTCTAATTAGAGCTAAGTATTTCacttaatatttaatttagaCGCCAAGCACATATATCATACCTAGATCAGTCAATCAAGTGTCCCTTGTTGATAATGCTACATCATTAAGAGTTGTGTTTAATTCAGGCGACTGCACGGCTTCTGCTGCTGCGGAGCAGGTAACTTTCGACTGGCGGGAGCTGCCAGCAGACCCAGAGGGATGGGGGAAAGCAGCCCAGCCGGAGGCGGCTGCGGCTTCCTCACCTCCTCGGGAAAGTTTTCTGCTTCCCAAGCCGTCACCTCACGGCGGAGGCGAGCTGCATTccttttctcacttttccttttttttttttttttttttaactaattttaaaattgttggTATTTCACCTTTCCCTCATCCAGCCTCGGTGTTTATGCAAAATAAAGCGTGAGAGGGGTCCCCGGAAGTTTAGCTTGGAAGCTGAGGCAGTATTTTGGACCACTAATTAAATACCCCCTCGACTTCTTAAGCCAATCCAAGCAACTAAAAAAACATCACTTGCCACTTGTTTGTTATCACGGCCGGTACAGCACGCACCGCATCCACAGAGCTCTGTTACGCCAGCCGGATGGGCCACATCTTACACACCCATCAAATGCGCATTCATTTATCCCGGGAAATCGTGactaaagaaagagaggaagaaagaaagaggaaaggaaggaaggaaggaggaataTAGATGTGTTTTTAAAGATAGCATCCGTGCAAATTTGTCAGCCCTTGCCCTTGCAGACTGACAAAAATGCAGTTATATCATTGTATTAATAACATTAAAAGCCTGACGAGACCAACGCGATGGGTTCTCCTTTACCTGCCCCCGGCTCTCCCTTTCTCCCCCCCTTGGCTTCCCCCTCGCCGCGGCCGCAGTGCTGCATTTTCCTCTCGCCGGTACCTCGACCGCTACGCCCCGGCCCCGTCTGAACCACTGCCTCCCccgattaaaaaaaaaaataatcagccCTCGCAAGCGTTGACTGAGTCACTCCCGAGTCAGGATTAAGGGGCACTAACTAGGCAGCAGAAAATCGCAGCCTCCTGGGAGCGACCATCAAAACAAGCAGTGAAATAAAAGAGCTTCTCTCCctgcttcccttcctctccccagAAAAGTCCTTCAGGTTGGCAGCccgacacacacacacgcacacaacTTCGCGGGGCTCCCTCCAGGACAGAGCCCTGGCTGGCCCGGGTTTGTTTAgggggaggtttttggggagaaggggagggttgctcccctgccctgcagagccgcATGTCATTCCAGCAGCTGAAACAATAAATCATGCGGGACCGAGTAAGACTGACTGGGAGCGGACGGCAGGTTCCCCGGCCTGGAGAGGACGGCCATGGCCGGGGCACAGGGACCCCGGGCCCCAGCGCGGCGGTGGGTGGGGAAGGGCCGGGGGCGGAGGGGAGGCCGCGCACCCCCGGGCGCTGCCCCGCGGGACCTCCGCCCGCCCGTAACAAACTTACAGGATCCGGAAAGGATTTCCCCGGCCGAGAGGGCAGCCGCTGCCCGGCCCCGTCCGCCGCCGTCGCCGCCGACCGCGCccggctccgcgcccgccgGGGCGCCCCGCTGCGCCGCCGCTCCTGCGCTCCtgcgctccgctccgcgccccTCCGCGCCCTCCCcccggcggcggctgcggctgcGGCTGGGCGCCCGGCGGGTCCGGGCTCGGTATTAGCCGATCCCATTGACAGTTttcagccagcagctgcagtcaTTAAAAGCCATTTACACCCTGGCCTCCTCACACAAAGCTGGAGCGCCAACAATTATCTGCTTGCACATTTCAGGACATGAGAGTGTGTCCCTAACAGGCTTAGGGGAGCGCTGAATCCCCGGCCGCGCTGGGCAAGAGCAGGATCTGCTCCCCGAGGTCTGGCTGGCCACCACCGAGCCTCGGCGAGCCGCGTCTGCAGCGCGGGAGCGGCGGGAACGCCTGAGGATGCGGCTCCGTCCTCGTAAGAGCCTCTGGCCGGCAGAGCTCCCGTGCTGGACCTGGCGGCACAGAGAGGAGACTGGGCTTCAGCAAGACCTTGGTGCTAGCTGATAGACAGGgttgtgggtttgtttggtAGTAAATACACACGCACACAGAATACACGCATTAAAATACCCCAAGGAAGGATATTGTGGAAGAAAGATTTTCGCCAGAAATGCAGTTGTTACATGTTTTTGTATGGTGGGgagaaaggtaaaaaaaaaaggggggggaggaagctgaaggaaaagagagagagagaaagaaagaatataTGTAGAAGCTTTCAGAAATTCATCAGGAATACTAATAGAGGGGTTGCAACCTAAAGCCGAACGACCAGTATATGATAGTCcttgagatttaaaaaaaaaaaacccaacccaaaacaaCAGAGACGGTTTGCGTGTTATTCTGGAAATACATGTTAAGGTAGTTTAATTTGCAGCTCGAAGAAAAATGGAATCAAATATTAAGAAACTCCCGCAGGAATTCCCCCCACTCTCCCCTCTATAATCCTTTACATAAAAGGAAAGGATtacaaagaaaaagattttgtgtatgtgtgtgtgtgtattaaAATCTTTGGCTAAACATATTGTTGTCCAATTAATACCTCCAAGTCGATTTGTAGAGGGGCTGAGAAGTCTCTTTCCCTCCTTAGCTGTATGACTGGAAATACGAGCCAGGGAAGGTGGGAGGGTGAAAAGAAGTTTTCCCCAAGTCTGTTAACAGAAGTGCTTAAGCAGATCACTAAAAATTAAGAGGGCGAATTATTTCCATTAGGACTATGAAGCCACGTAGCACACCGATGACAGTTTAGTGGAAATCAGATGAATGTGTCATACAGCGAGCTTCTTCCAGTCCAGCAGTTCTTCCAACCGGACCTATTCATCTGCCACTTAGAATTATTTCACGAGGAGTGCGCTGTGAAAGGATCACAACCAGTTTGGAGCGCAGCTAAAGAACTTCTACCACCCATAGCAGTATTATTATTATCCTTCGGATAGGGCAAGTCACGCTatgttttcacattttaattgTAATATCTCACTtcccccctccttccctccattGATGTCTGAAAGTAGTTTGGGCTCCAAGCCTCACCCCTCGATCTCCATCGGAATGCAGAAAAGATCTTTAAAAAAGTTTTGAATTCCTGAATGATTTTTCTTCTAGAAAGGCGGCTTAGGATAATTATTTCAGCTTTATTGAGGGCAGATTAGTTGAAGTCTGGATGCTGCGTTTCAATACTCGTTGTACATGCCTTTACAATGTCGGTATTGTTTGCTACTGTGTGTGAACCTATTCAAAATATACACTTTTTAACACCAAGCAAAGTCCTGTCTAAATATACACAGTAAGTCTGGAAAGATGTCCATGACCCGTACAAATCTCTGTAAATCACACTTCCATAGCTacagaaaccaaacaaaagagTTACCAGCTCAAGATGCTGATTAAATCTTCTTAAAAGCAACATACCTAATAATAAATATAGTTGCATGGTAGCAAGGTCTGACGACCCAGCTGTGTTTTACTGAGGGATGAACTCAAACCACCACTACGGATATTTTCCCTGCTCCCAatttcataatgaaaaaaaaaaaaaaagaatattttttttaaaaaagctcaAAACCACTTTGGCTCTCATCCCTTTCCTCTTCCCAGTATGAGAGCCTTGCAAGTTGGGGGGCAGAGTTAGCGGGGAAAAGGAGAGGTACGGTGTAAAGCCCCGGTGGATTCGGGGGTGAGGAACAACCTCGCAAGGTCTCTGGGCTCCGGAGAAAGGAAGGGGCGAGGGGAGGTGAGGCGAGTGGGAGGAGGAAAGCCAGaatacaagaaaaacaaagtggggagaaggaagagaaaggagaggggaagggaagacGAGAAGGAGCGGGAGGGCGGGGAGGCGAGGAGTGGGACGGGGGAGGCAGCGAGCTGGGGTCGGCGGCGGAGCCGGGCGGCCGGAGCGGAGCCGGGCTGGGCGCCCCGGGCGGCTgccggcggagcggccgcggaACTCGGCGCACAGCGGATCCCTCCTTCCGCGGAGAGGTGcagggagcgggagcggggaGGAGAGACTCCTGGGTGAAGCAGGGCTAAACCCAGCCTGTACTGTATGTGCCTGCTTCTGGGAGGGTCACCGGCGCGAGGATGGGTCTAATGAtctcatctttcttttcttccccgGCACTATTAGTGCTCAGATAGGCAGAATGAAGTGAAACTACGTGCAAATCATGTGTAAATTGTCTCAGTTAGGAGCCCTTTATCCGAACGCGTATCCCAGCCTGGCCCATTTACTTTTCCCCCATATCTCCTTTAGCTTTAACGAGGCTCGTTAAGATCACAATAATATTCCACCCTCTAATTGCTCATCCCATTCAACAAATATGTGCACACTGCTTTTCGCATTATTTGATCCCTTATTTAGGAGGGgtgtggagaaggaggggggaGAGACAGGGAGAAGGGGAAGTGCTGAGATTAGGAGTTGCAAAgattaaggaggaaaaaaaaaaatccaaacaacaaACCAGGCTTTTCCACCAACCGCCCGGCTTCCCTCCCCCCCGTGCATTTGGGCGAAGTGGTAAAAACCTCCCTTACGTACTCCTTAATGATTGGCAGGGCTGACAGTGATTGGCAGCGGCTGCCATGGCAACGCCACAACGACACTCAGAAGACCAATAGAAAAGCGAAACAAAATGTTTCAGCGCTGCACTCACTGTGGATTTAGGGGAGATATTATGAGGCTGTTGTCATTAGGGCGATCGCTGTTGAATCACTGAATCCTGActcggcggcggcgcggggccgggtGTGTGTGAGTGCGTGTGCGTGTGGGGTGCGTGTGAGCGCGCGTGTGCGTGTGCCCGCGTGTGCGTGTGAGTGTGTGTGCCCCCGTGCCTCTATGTGGCTGTGTGTGCGTGTGCGGGTGTGGATGCGTGCGCGGTGCGTGTGCCCTTTCCTCCCTTCttcctccctttctttcttttctccttgatTTATCTCCCCCTCTCCCCGGTCATCCCATGGTGTTCAGGTCCCCGCTAGAGCTTTATCCCACCCATTTCTTCTTGCCAAACTTCGCCGCCGATCCGCACCACCGCTCCCTCCTTCTCgccagcggcggcggcggcggcggcagtGGCAGCGGCTCGGGCTGCAGCCCCGGTGCCGGCGGCGGTGGAGGCGGCAGCTCCCGGGCACCCCACGAAGAGTTGTCAATGTTTCAGCTGCCCACACTCAACTTCTCCCCGGAGCAAGTGGCCAGCGTCTGCGAGACGCTGGAGGAGACTGGAGACATAGAAAGGCTGGGGAGGTTCCTCTGGTCGCTGCCGGTGGCGCCGGGGGCATGCGAGGCCATCAACAAGCACGAGTCCATCCTCCGCGCCCGGGCGGTGGTGGCCTTCCACACGGGCAACTTCCGAGACCTCTACCACATCCTGGAGAACCACAAATTCACCAAGGAGTCCCACGGCAAGTTGCAGGCCATGTGGCTCGAAGCGCACTACCAGGAGGCCGAGAAGCTAAGGGGTCGCCCGCTGGGGCCGGTTGATAAATACAGGGTGAGGAAGAAGTTTCCGCTGCCCAGGACCATTTGGGATGGCGAGCAGAAGACGCACTGCTTCAAGGAGAGGACTCGCAGCCTCCTGAGGGAGTGGTACCTGCAGGACCCTTACCCCAACCCCAGCAAGAAAAGGGAACTGGCTCAGGCCACGGGGCTCACCCCCACGCAAGTAGGCAACTGGTTCAAAAACCGAAGGCAAAGAGACAGAGCGGCGGCGGCTAAGAACAGGTCAGTGGGGCTGCGTGCCGCTCTCCGGCCGGGGGGCGAGGTGGGCGGCGGGaccgggcgggcgggcggccgcGCTCCGCTGCTCGGCAGCCGCCGGGCCGACAGCGCgcctctgcctctccttccctcctcctcctcctcctcctctccaccGGGGAGAAACCGGTCCCCCCGCGGGGCGGGTAAGTCTTCTCCCGGCAGCCGCGGGGATGCGACGGGGACAGGCACGGCTCAAAGTTGCCTGACGTGcctccagccccctgccccggCTCCCTGCGGGCTCTCGGGGtgcgggcagggctg contains:
- the SIX3 gene encoding homeobox protein SIX3, with the translated sequence MVFRSPLELYPTHFFLPNFAADPHHRSLLLASGGGGGGSGSGSGCSPGAGGGGGGSSRAPHEELSMFQLPTLNFSPEQVASVCETLEETGDIERLGRFLWSLPVAPGACEAINKHESILRARAVVAFHTGNFRDLYHILENHKFTKESHGKLQAMWLEAHYQEAEKLRGRPLGPVDKYRVRKKFPLPRTIWDGEQKTHCFKERTRSLLREWYLQDPYPNPSKKRELAQATGLTPTQVGNWFKNRRQRDRAAAAKNRLQHQAIGQSGMRSLAEPGCPTHSSAESPSTAASPTTSVSSLTERAETGTSILSVTSSDSECDV